A single region of the Nicotiana sylvestris chromosome 6, ASM39365v2, whole genome shotgun sequence genome encodes:
- the LOC104221537 gene encoding basic leucine zipper 61-like, with amino-acid sequence MAHLPPRVPNMTPNWPDFSLQKLDNLSPNATAAHNNPLWADEFLDFSSKRGSHRRSMSDSIAFLETPMVEECRRLSSTPGSGGTTTRNEEFERFDDEQQIMSMFNEEHDNMSCSNPSSPSDYINVNEDNKRMNVAGGDRDGQMQQLNEEVQSSCKTNEEPAATHASIEYSCEKVVDPKRIKRILANRQSAQRSRVRKLQYVSELERSVSTLQAEVSVLSPRVAFLDHQRLVLNVDNSALRQRIAALSQDKLFKDAHQEALKREIERLRQIYYQQNLKQMENGTQSKSQPPVADSSAIEMKVQLVN; translated from the exons ATGGCACACTTACCTCCAAGAGTGCCTAACATGACACCAAATTGGCCTGATTTTTCACTTCAAAAATTGGACAACTTATCTCCCAATGCAACTGCTGCTCACAATAACCCTTTATGGGCGGACGAATTCCTCGACTTCTCGTCGAAACGCGGGTCCCACCGGAGATCGATGAGCGACTCCATCGCATTCTTGGAAACTCCCATGGTGGAGGAATGCAGAAGGCTATCATCAACTCCGGGTTCGGGTGGGACCACTACTCGTAATGAGGAATTTGAGAGGTTTGATGATGAGCAGCAGATCATGTCCATGTTTAATGAGGAACATGACAATATGTCGTGTTCGAACCCGTCGTCGCCGTCTGATTACATCAACGTTAATGAAGATAATAAAAGGATGAATGTAGCCGGCGGCGACCGTGATGGTCAAATGCAGCAGCTTAATGAGGAAGTCCAAAGCTCATGCAAGACTAATGAGGAACCAGCAGCTACTCATGCAAGTATTGAATATTCTTGTGAAAAAGTTGTTGATCCTAAGAGAATTAAAAG GATATTGGCAAACAGACAATCGGCACAAAGATCACGGGTGAGGAAACTGCAGTATGTGTCGGAGCTGGAACGTAGTGTTAGCACACTTCAA GCTGAAGTTTCGGTATTGTCACCAAGAGTTGCATTTCTGGACCATCAACGTTTGGTTCTAAACGTTGACAATAGTGCCCTCAGGCAAAGAATCGCAGCTCTTTCCCAAGATAAATTGTTTAAAGATG CTCATCAAGAAGcattgaaaagagaaatagagagGTTGAGACAAATTTATTACCAACAGAACCTCAAGCAGATGGAAAACGGTACACAATCAAAGTCACAACCACCAGTTGCTGATTCCAGTGCTATTGAGATGAAAGTACAACTTGTCAATTGA